Proteins from one Nitrobacteraceae bacterium AZCC 2146 genomic window:
- a CDS encoding outer membrane receptor protein involved in Fe transport (product_source=COG1629; cath_funfam=2.40.170.20; cleavage_site_network=SignalP-noTM; cog=COG1629; pfam=PF00593; superfamily=56935), giving the protein MSFRLNRALLLGGSAIVGLGCISNPALSQSTTPKASTVLPGIEVDAPRRVQPTVRRPRPRMTSSFASRGTRPATQSQAPAETAAQAVAAQNNSLDGARNNITAPTGASVSRLGREQIQSLPQGTDAPLDKVLLQFPGVSQDSAAAGELHVRNEHANVQYRINGIMIPDGVGAFGQILDTGIVGNMSLLTGALPAQYGLRTAGVLDIRTRADAFDNSGTISMYGGAHGTVTPSFEYGGTAGKTQYYISGRYFGSDQGIENPTSSRTAIHDHTDQAKGFAYVSTAIDDNSRLVFMGGTSTSTYQIPNNPGQPAFGNLTAPFDSANLNEHQVENNQFGILAYQRSYEGLDTQLSAFTRYSSLHFTPDVAGDLAFNGVASDVYRRSQTTGIASDNAYRWSDAHTLRFGFQVSGEQTRVGNTSTVFPVDANGDIPDGSSPLTLSDTSAKIGWLLSTYASDEWKITNQVTLTTGVRFDQMYSYTDANQFSPRVSVTYQPFQGTTFHAGYARNFTPPSQVLAAPTNIAITQGTTQQPAVTANDPVQPERSNVFDVGVDQVVLPGFTVGIDAYYKTARDLLDDGQFGAAYVLTAFNYESAENVGVELKSSYTNGNFRIYGNLAWAKQTASNVVSNQYLFGPDELAYIATHSIFTDHAQLWTASAGASYKWRDTKFTASMIYGSGLRSGFANTDSLPSYTQVNLGVSHDFFLVAPNKPTTLRFDVINVFDKVYEIRDGSGIGVFAPQFGPRRGLYAGISQKF; this is encoded by the coding sequence ATGTCATTCCGTTTGAATCGCGCGCTCCTGCTCGGCGGCTCCGCCATTGTCGGCCTCGGTTGCATCAGCAACCCGGCACTGTCGCAGAGCACGACACCCAAGGCTTCCACCGTGCTCCCGGGTATCGAGGTCGATGCGCCGCGACGCGTGCAGCCGACGGTGCGGCGTCCGCGGCCCCGCATGACCAGTTCCTTCGCATCGCGCGGCACCAGACCCGCGACGCAGTCACAGGCGCCTGCAGAGACCGCGGCGCAGGCCGTCGCAGCACAGAACAACAGTCTTGACGGCGCGCGCAACAACATCACCGCGCCGACCGGCGCCAGCGTCTCAAGGCTTGGCCGCGAGCAAATCCAATCGCTGCCGCAGGGCACCGACGCGCCACTCGACAAGGTGCTGCTGCAGTTTCCGGGCGTATCCCAGGATTCCGCGGCGGCCGGCGAGCTGCATGTGCGCAACGAACACGCCAATGTGCAGTACCGCATCAACGGCATCATGATTCCCGACGGCGTCGGCGCGTTCGGACAGATCCTCGACACCGGCATCGTCGGCAACATGTCGCTGCTTACCGGCGCCCTGCCCGCGCAATACGGCCTACGCACCGCCGGCGTGCTCGACATCCGGACCCGCGCCGATGCCTTCGACAACTCAGGCACCATCAGCATGTATGGCGGCGCTCACGGCACGGTGACGCCGAGCTTCGAATATGGCGGCACCGCGGGAAAGACCCAGTACTACATATCGGGTCGTTATTTCGGCAGCGACCAGGGCATCGAAAATCCAACATCGAGCCGGACCGCGATCCACGATCACACCGATCAGGCGAAGGGATTCGCGTACGTCTCGACCGCCATCGACGACAATTCGCGGCTGGTGTTCATGGGCGGCACCTCGACCAGCACCTACCAGATCCCGAACAATCCCGGCCAGCCGGCCTTCGGCAACCTGACGGCGCCGTTCGACTCGGCGAATCTCAACGAACATCAGGTCGAGAACAACCAGTTCGGCATCCTGGCCTATCAGCGATCGTACGAAGGCCTCGACACGCAACTGTCGGCGTTCACGCGCTACAGTTCGCTGCATTTCACGCCGGATGTTGCCGGCGATCTCGCCTTCAACGGCGTCGCGTCTGACGTCTATCGCCGCAGCCAGACCACGGGCATCGCGTCCGACAATGCCTATCGCTGGTCCGATGCCCACACCTTGCGCTTCGGTTTCCAGGTCAGCGGCGAACAAACGCGCGTCGGCAATACATCGACCGTCTTTCCGGTCGACGCGAATGGCGACATACCTGATGGCAGTTCGCCACTCACCTTGAGCGACACGAGCGCAAAGATCGGCTGGCTGCTCAGCACCTACGCGTCCGACGAGTGGAAGATCACCAACCAGGTCACGCTGACCACCGGGGTGCGCTTCGACCAGATGTATTCCTACACCGACGCCAACCAGTTCAGCCCGCGCGTCAGTGTGACTTATCAACCCTTCCAGGGCACCACGTTCCACGCCGGCTATGCGCGCAATTTCACCCCGCCGTCGCAGGTGCTCGCGGCGCCGACCAACATCGCCATTACGCAGGGCACGACCCAGCAGCCGGCGGTGACCGCCAACGATCCCGTACAGCCCGAACGATCGAACGTGTTCGACGTCGGCGTCGACCAGGTCGTTCTGCCCGGATTTACCGTTGGCATCGATGCCTATTACAAGACGGCGCGCGACCTGCTGGACGACGGGCAATTCGGGGCCGCCTATGTGCTCACCGCGTTCAACTACGAGTCGGCGGAAAATGTCGGCGTCGAACTGAAATCGTCCTATACCAACGGCAATTTCCGGATTTACGGCAACCTCGCCTGGGCGAAGCAGACCGCCAGCAATGTGGTCTCGAATCAGTATCTGTTCGGTCCGGACGAACTCGCTTATATCGCGACTCACTCTATCTTCACCGATCACGCGCAGCTCTGGACCGCCTCGGCCGGCGCTTCCTACAAGTGGCGGGACACCAAGTTCACCGCGTCGATGATCTATGGCAGCGGGCTCCGCTCGGGATTCGCCAACACCGATTCGCTGCCGTCCTACACCCAAGTGAATCTTGGCGTTTCGCATGATTTCTTCCTGGTCGCGCCCAACAAGCCCACCACGCTACGTTTCGATGTCATCAATGTGTTCGATAAGGTGTACGAGATCCGCGACGGTTCCGGCATCGGCGTGTTCGCCCCGCAATTCGGACCGCGACGCGGGCTTTATGCGGGCATCTCGCAGAAATTCTGA
- a CDS encoding hypothetical protein (product_source=Hypo-rule applied) — translation MSDDESLVKAKYALTILKVARTVERKTSAQLVEGLATDFPAHDDRPEVAQVHKHATEIFGQLADSIRGPAGGSSHLWDAASRAVENWRRTIE, via the coding sequence ATGAGTGACGACGAAAGCTTGGTGAAGGCGAAATACGCTCTTACGATCTTGAAAGTGGCCAGAACCGTTGAACGCAAAACTTCAGCGCAACTCGTTGAAGGCTTGGCGACTGACTTTCCTGCACATGATGATCGACCTGAGGTCGCCCAAGTGCACAAGCATGCCACCGAGATATTTGGACAGCTTGCCGACAGCATTCGTGGCCCCGCGGGTGGATCCTCACACCTGTGGGACGCAGCGTCTCGTGCTGTAGAAAACTGGCGAAGGACAATCGAATAA
- a CDS encoding hypothetical protein (product_source=Hypo-rule applied), producing MPKTPISKADLADLIHRRMEDFPECPPDMRIEIRRIKTSEGLGWTAVTGSADNLAHVQCARRVGALTIALRPQYELFDD from the coding sequence ATGCCCAAAACTCCTATTTCCAAGGCCGATTTGGCTGACCTTATCCATCGCCGAATGGAAGACTTTCCAGAGTGTCCTCCGGATATGCGCATCGAAATCAGGCGGATCAAAACTTCCGAGGGTCTTGGCTGGACTGCAGTTACGGGTTCGGCCGACAACCTCGCACACGTCCAGTGCGCGCGAAGAGTGGGGGCGCTAACAATAGCGCTGAGACCCCAATACGAATTGTTCGACGACTAG
- a CDS encoding hypothetical protein (product_source=Hypo-rule applied) encodes METPLAEYGRKFADLKATSFCVGAILQRITASDSRRADIAPRSARLIADILFFFKSRSLQHNARSSFLRKLKKLSAGKVGRAPLYAIPNHPIGNASSRQISHRTPNSEIFTDPTGVGMSAESWPFGNNTRMFGYDVIVGC; translated from the coding sequence GTGGAAACACCGCTGGCCGAATATGGCAGAAAATTTGCCGACCTGAAGGCCACGTCATTTTGCGTAGGTGCAATTTTGCAACGCATTACGGCGTCCGACTCTCGGAGAGCCGATATTGCCCCGCGGTCCGCGCGCCTCATCGCGGACATCTTGTTTTTCTTCAAATCGAGATCGCTCCAGCACAACGCGCGAAGTTCATTCCTTCGGAAGCTCAAGAAGCTTTCGGCCGGCAAAGTGGGCCGGGCACCGCTTTACGCGATCCCAAACCATCCAATCGGTAACGCCTCGTCTCGCCAGATATCGCATCGAACGCCCAATAGTGAAATTTTCACCGATCCTACAGGCGTCGGCATGAGCGCTGAGAGCTGGCCTTTCGGCAACAACACGCGGATGTTCGGCTATGACGTGATCGTGGGATGCTAG
- a CDS encoding aspartyl-tRNA(Asn)/glutamyl-tRNA(Gln) amidotransferase subunit A (product_source=KO:K02433; cath_funfam=3.90.1300.10; cog=COG0154; ko=KO:K02433; pfam=PF01425; superfamily=75304), which translates to MLDASKITPSELVEMYLDRCDRLEPVLNAFVFLDRQGAQRAAEEATARQRTGRRLGPLDGIPVAIKDNLFVGGMPASWGSLLFQEHVPENDDICVERLRTGGAVILGKTTTPEFALMGRTQSRLKGVTRNPWDSSLTPGGSSGGAVAAVASAMVPLSIGTDAGGSSRMPASYTGVVGMRPSNGRVPRRYGFPPMALDFQAIGLIGRSMADIDILLSVLSGADRRDPGSINLPPLASLDRPLRIGWFTHIGDETVDDEVEAAHRQAREILGDLGHDVEERDPPFDVTELRTIWDALTPVGAARAAEPQAGWQTDATDQIVGLARQGLQTSAVHYVRMLDRLQAFRARTSERWGAFDVLLTPTTAAPAWQAELDAPPTIGGRPGSGATQGMFCGWVNALGFSGLSVPGLPHPDGRPIGLQIVAPFGNDEIALQVARQLETRMPWKHRWPNMAENLPT; encoded by the coding sequence ATGCTTGATGCGAGCAAGATCACGCCCAGTGAACTCGTTGAGATGTATCTCGACCGCTGCGATCGTCTGGAGCCAGTATTGAACGCCTTTGTTTTTCTCGACCGCCAGGGTGCCCAGCGCGCCGCGGAGGAGGCGACCGCCCGACAGCGCACCGGACGCAGGCTTGGGCCGCTCGACGGCATCCCGGTGGCCATCAAGGACAATCTCTTCGTCGGCGGCATGCCGGCGTCCTGGGGGAGTCTGCTGTTTCAGGAGCACGTTCCCGAGAACGATGATATTTGCGTGGAGCGGCTTCGTACCGGCGGTGCGGTTATTCTCGGCAAGACCACGACGCCAGAATTCGCATTGATGGGGCGCACCCAAAGCCGGTTGAAGGGTGTCACGCGCAACCCGTGGGATTCGTCCTTGACCCCCGGTGGCTCAAGCGGCGGCGCTGTGGCCGCGGTAGCCTCGGCTATGGTGCCACTCTCGATAGGCACGGACGCGGGTGGCTCCTCGCGTATGCCTGCCAGCTACACCGGAGTTGTGGGCATGAGGCCGTCAAACGGCCGTGTGCCGCGCCGCTATGGCTTCCCGCCGATGGCGCTGGATTTTCAGGCGATTGGCCTGATCGGGCGCAGCATGGCAGACATCGACATTCTCCTTTCGGTGCTAAGCGGCGCCGACAGACGCGATCCTGGATCGATCAATTTGCCGCCGCTTGCATCGCTGGATAGGCCCTTGCGCATTGGCTGGTTCACCCATATCGGCGATGAGACGGTCGACGACGAAGTCGAGGCCGCCCATCGCCAAGCCAGGGAGATACTCGGCGACCTGGGTCATGATGTGGAAGAACGCGATCCGCCGTTCGACGTCACCGAGCTCCGGACGATCTGGGATGCGCTGACGCCCGTCGGAGCGGCACGGGCGGCGGAGCCTCAGGCAGGCTGGCAGACCGATGCCACCGACCAGATTGTCGGGCTTGCGCGCCAGGGCCTGCAGACTTCTGCGGTCCATTATGTTCGCATGCTCGACCGCCTACAGGCCTTCCGCGCTCGCACCAGCGAGCGATGGGGTGCTTTCGACGTTTTGCTGACGCCGACGACGGCGGCGCCCGCCTGGCAGGCCGAGCTCGATGCTCCGCCGACCATTGGCGGCCGGCCCGGAAGCGGCGCCACCCAGGGCATGTTCTGTGGCTGGGTCAACGCATTGGGTTTTTCCGGCCTCAGCGTTCCAGGCCTGCCGCATCCGGACGGCCGTCCGATCGGCCTGCAGATCGTGGCACCTTTCGGAAACGACGAAATTGCTCTTCAAGTTGCACGGCAACTTGAGACGCGAATGCCGTGGAAACACCGCTGGCCGAATATGGCAGAAAATTTGCCGACCTGA
- a CDS encoding kynurenine formamidase (product_source=COG1878; cath_funfam=3.50.30.50; cog=COG1878; pfam=PF04199; superfamily=102198) produces MKGRTMEIIDLSRELYHRTPVHPSHPPVVMTVWDDHHMKVTAGNTTLSSKALSISFSDHAGTHVDAPVHFDSRPGALSIDQVPLENFYTSAICLDLSHVPLKHAITVVEMEAALAKSGQEIKPKDTVLLYMATNDRLYGDPRYPHDFPGLALESVHWLADKGIGMFGVEAVSPSPEGELNFQAHLACGERGITHMECLFNLDKLVGRGRFRFIGFPLKIRGGSGSPIRAVAVFE; encoded by the coding sequence ATGAAAGGACGTACCATGGAAATAATAGATCTGAGCCGCGAACTTTATCACCGCACGCCCGTGCATCCCTCGCATCCCCCGGTGGTCATGACGGTCTGGGACGACCACCATATGAAGGTGACCGCTGGCAACACCACGCTGAGCTCCAAGGCGCTGTCGATTTCGTTCAGTGACCACGCGGGTACCCATGTCGATGCGCCCGTGCATTTTGATTCGCGCCCTGGCGCGCTGTCCATCGATCAGGTGCCACTGGAGAATTTCTACACCTCGGCAATCTGTCTCGATCTGTCTCATGTGCCGCTAAAGCACGCGATAACAGTGGTGGAGATGGAAGCGGCGCTCGCCAAGTCCGGCCAGGAAATCAAGCCGAAGGACACCGTATTGCTCTACATGGCGACCAACGACCGTCTGTATGGCGATCCGCGCTATCCACATGATTTCCCGGGCCTCGCACTCGAATCCGTGCATTGGCTTGCAGACAAGGGCATAGGCATGTTCGGCGTTGAAGCCGTTAGCCCGTCGCCTGAAGGCGAACTGAACTTCCAGGCGCATCTCGCCTGCGGCGAGCGCGGCATTACCCACATGGAATGCCTCTTTAATCTGGACAAATTGGTTGGTCGCGGTCGCTTCCGCTTCATCGGTTTTCCGCTGAAGATCCGCGGCGGCTCCGGCAGCCCGATCCGCGCCGTCGCAGTCTTCGAGTAA
- a CDS encoding branched-chain amino acid transport system ATP-binding protein (product_source=KO:K01996; cath_funfam=3.40.50.300; cog=COG0410; ko=KO:K01996; pfam=PF00005,PF12399; smart=SM00382; superfamily=52540) — MSKRIWGLTMSMLDVKDLHAGYGSLGVLRGLNLRVEEGEVVALLGTNGAGKTTLLRTISGLHRPSSGQILYQGKQIQELAPHLIQASGLALVPEGRQLFPEHTVIENLELGAFVKLFAGGRKEFEVDLERIYTLFPRVRERVRQRAGLLSGGEQQMVAIARALVSRPKLLLLDEPSLGLAPIIVTAIFDIFLKLRESGTTILLVEQMAHQALALCDRAYMLGGGRIQVEGTRAEMLTDERVIEAYLGQKSQTVINAVTSPAAPRAIATVFTP, encoded by the coding sequence TTGTCGAAGCGTATCTGGGGCCTGACCATGTCTATGCTTGACGTCAAAGATCTTCATGCCGGCTACGGGTCGCTTGGCGTGCTGCGCGGTCTGAACCTGCGGGTCGAGGAGGGCGAGGTGGTTGCACTGCTCGGCACCAATGGCGCCGGCAAGACCACCCTGCTGCGCACCATCTCCGGGCTGCACCGGCCGAGCAGCGGGCAGATCTTGTATCAGGGTAAGCAGATTCAGGAACTGGCGCCGCATCTGATTCAGGCCAGCGGACTGGCGCTGGTCCCAGAGGGGCGACAACTGTTCCCCGAACATACGGTGATCGAAAATCTCGAACTTGGTGCGTTCGTCAAATTGTTCGCCGGCGGCCGAAAGGAATTCGAAGTCGATCTCGAACGGATCTACACGCTGTTCCCGCGCGTGAGGGAGCGCGTGCGGCAGCGTGCCGGCCTACTCAGTGGCGGCGAGCAGCAGATGGTCGCGATCGCGCGCGCTCTGGTCAGCCGTCCGAAGCTGCTGTTGCTCGACGAACCGTCGCTCGGACTTGCGCCGATCATCGTTACCGCCATCTTCGACATCTTCCTGAAGCTGCGCGAGAGCGGCACCACCATCCTGCTGGTCGAGCAGATGGCGCATCAGGCGCTGGCACTTTGCGACCGCGCCTACATGCTAGGCGGCGGACGCATCCAGGTCGAGGGGACGCGCGCCGAGATGCTGACCGACGAACGCGTGATCGAAGCCTATCTCGGTCAGAAATCACAGACGGTCATCAACGCTGTTACGTCACCCGCCGCACCCCGCGCCATCGCAACCGTGTTCACCCCCTGA
- a CDS encoding branched-chain amino acid transport system permease protein (product_source=KO:K01998; cath_funfam=3.40.50.300; cog=COG0411,COG4177; ko=KO:K01998; pfam=PF00005,PF02653,PF12399; smart=SM00382; superfamily=52540; transmembrane_helix_parts=Inside_1_4,TMhelix_5_24,Outside_25_27,TMhelix_28_50,Inside_51_56,TMhelix_57_74,Outside_75_88,TMhelix_89_111,Inside_112_117,TMhelix_118_140,Outside_141_163,TMhelix_164_186,Inside_187_217,TMhelix_218_240,Outside_241_254,TMhelix_255_277,Inside_278_289,TMhelix_290_309,Outside_310_575) translates to MTAGSLRLLALIAIAALLLPPLLLDGTYHIFLLIIIFVYSIAAVGLNILGGHAGQFSLGHAALMAMGAYTSSLASKALSGIPFFAGSGLHVWIGLLIGTIVGGVAGAVLAYPALRVRGPYLAMVTVAFGWVIWKILQEWVSVTGGDLGIGSIPKPQIGSWVLDTAQFYYIVLAFFVAALGLQHWLMSSPVGLKIRAVRHSELGLASVGVNVYRLKVWVFIISAAFAGCAGSLFAIQQSYISPDNFQFFSSVFLLLAVLFGGPGTFLGPVVGIAVLTLLPEVLQDFDRYRLIIYGSFILVTLYFLPRGVMGPIESRMRPPVAPRSGRIVPALDQAGLTGASIKLKGVSRSFGGLKALSDVDVSLAAGEIHAVIGPNGAGKTTLINVLTGFYQPNDGQVLIDGKPTALSSLDASARIGFARTFQTIKLFGDMSVLEHVVIGLPFGIEHPTDEADALIEFVGLAPFRDRPANSLAYGHRRLLEIARALAMRPRLLLLDEPAAGLVQEEIVSLIDLIGAIRRSGVTILLIEHHMDLVMAVSDRITVLNYGTVIARGTPAEIQGNAQVVEAYLGPDHVYA, encoded by the coding sequence ATGACCGCCGGATCGTTGCGCCTGCTGGCTTTGATCGCCATTGCCGCGCTGTTGCTGCCGCCCTTGTTGCTGGACGGCACCTATCACATCTTTCTGCTGATCATTATCTTCGTCTACAGTATCGCTGCCGTCGGCCTGAACATTCTCGGCGGTCATGCCGGCCAGTTCTCTCTCGGCCATGCCGCGCTGATGGCGATGGGCGCCTATACCAGTTCGCTCGCCTCGAAGGCGCTTTCTGGAATTCCATTCTTTGCGGGCAGCGGCCTGCACGTCTGGATTGGCCTGCTGATCGGTACCATCGTCGGCGGCGTCGCCGGTGCCGTGCTGGCGTATCCCGCTTTGCGCGTGCGCGGTCCGTATCTCGCGATGGTCACCGTCGCATTCGGCTGGGTGATCTGGAAAATCCTGCAGGAATGGGTCTCTGTGACCGGTGGTGATCTTGGCATCGGGTCGATTCCGAAGCCGCAGATCGGCAGCTGGGTGCTCGACACCGCGCAGTTCTACTACATCGTGCTCGCCTTCTTCGTTGCGGCGCTCGGCCTGCAGCACTGGCTGATGTCTTCACCGGTCGGATTGAAAATCCGCGCCGTCAGGCACAGCGAGCTCGGTCTGGCCTCGGTCGGCGTCAATGTCTATCGGCTGAAGGTCTGGGTCTTCATCATCAGTGCCGCCTTTGCAGGCTGTGCCGGCTCGCTGTTCGCCATCCAGCAGAGCTACATCAGCCCCGACAATTTCCAGTTCTTCAGTTCGGTGTTCCTGCTGCTCGCGGTGCTGTTCGGCGGTCCCGGTACCTTCCTGGGTCCGGTGGTCGGCATCGCCGTGCTGACGTTGTTGCCGGAAGTACTGCAGGATTTCGACCGCTACCGCCTGATCATCTATGGTAGCTTCATTCTGGTGACGCTCTATTTCCTGCCGCGCGGTGTCATGGGGCCGATCGAGAGCCGGATGCGGCCGCCGGTCGCGCCGCGTTCCGGCCGGATCGTCCCGGCGCTCGACCAGGCCGGGCTCACGGGCGCCAGCATCAAGCTCAAGGGAGTTTCGCGCAGCTTCGGCGGGTTGAAGGCGCTGAGCGATGTGGACGTCAGCCTCGCAGCCGGTGAGATCCATGCCGTAATCGGACCCAACGGCGCCGGCAAGACCACGTTGATCAACGTCCTCACCGGCTTCTACCAGCCGAACGACGGCCAGGTCCTGATCGACGGCAAACCGACGGCGCTGTCATCGCTCGATGCTTCGGCGAGGATCGGCTTTGCGCGAACCTTCCAGACCATCAAGCTGTTCGGCGACATGAGCGTGCTCGAGCATGTCGTGATCGGACTGCCGTTCGGGATCGAGCATCCTACCGATGAAGCCGATGCGCTGATTGAATTCGTCGGCCTTGCCCCCTTCCGCGATCGTCCGGCGAATTCGCTCGCTTACGGCCACCGCCGTCTTCTCGAAATCGCCCGCGCCCTGGCTATGCGGCCGCGGCTGTTGCTGCTTGATGAGCCCGCCGCTGGGCTTGTGCAGGAAGAGATCGTCAGCCTGATCGATCTCATCGGCGCGATCCGTCGCTCGGGCGTCACTATCCTCTTGATCGAGCATCACATGGATCTCGTCATGGCCGTATCGGACCGCATCACCGTTCTGAACTACGGCACTGTGATCGCGCGAGGAACACCCGCTGAAATTCAGGGCAACGCGCAGGTTGTCGAAGCGTATCTGGGGCCTGACCATGTCTATGCTTGA
- a CDS encoding branched-chain amino acid transport system permease protein (product_source=KO:K01997; cog=COG0559; ko=KO:K01997; pfam=PF02653; transmembrane_helix_parts=Outside_1_4,TMhelix_5_27,Inside_28_33,TMhelix_34_53,Outside_54_56,TMhelix_57_79,Inside_80_91,TMhelix_92_114,Outside_115_136,TMhelix_137_159,Inside_160_190,TMhelix_191_213,Outside_214_227,TMhelix_228_250,Inside_251_254,TMhelix_255_277,Outside_278_291) — protein MQFFLQVALSGVATGAIYGLIAVGYSLTFMTTKVLNFALGMWVMIGGMLTYSLIVRAGLSPIIVLPIVMIGLFGFGILAERVSVYPFLRAGSDVWVMSTLAVGLLFIDFAELIWGRVPTPVPAYVGSDPLRLGGIVVMPQQILTFGVAMLLFLLLEYFYRRTLLGKAFRAVAHGPETASLMGINTRLVQLMSYATACALAGLAGFMVVPLTLAEPQLGTVLGLKAFAIAIIAGLGAPGGILFCGLAYGALEGLISGYLNTGLRDILGFSLMILVLFIRSEGLFGNAQRERA, from the coding sequence GTGCAATTCTTCCTGCAAGTCGCGCTGAGCGGAGTCGCGACCGGTGCCATCTATGGCCTGATCGCGGTCGGCTACAGCCTGACCTTCATGACGACGAAGGTTCTCAACTTCGCGCTCGGCATGTGGGTGATGATCGGCGGCATGCTGACCTATTCGCTGATCGTACGGGCAGGTCTGTCGCCGATCATCGTGCTGCCGATCGTGATGATTGGTCTGTTCGGGTTCGGCATTCTCGCCGAACGTGTCTCGGTCTACCCATTCCTGCGGGCGGGCAGTGACGTCTGGGTCATGAGCACTCTGGCGGTCGGTTTGCTGTTCATCGACTTCGCCGAACTGATCTGGGGCCGCGTGCCAACGCCGGTGCCGGCCTATGTCGGCAGCGATCCGTTGCGTTTGGGCGGTATCGTCGTGATGCCGCAGCAGATTCTAACCTTCGGTGTCGCGATGCTGCTGTTCCTGCTGCTCGAATACTTTTATCGCAGGACCCTGCTGGGCAAGGCGTTCCGGGCTGTCGCGCATGGCCCCGAGACGGCCAGCCTCATGGGCATTAACACCCGTCTGGTCCAGCTGATGTCCTACGCAACGGCCTGCGCACTGGCGGGGCTCGCCGGATTCATGGTGGTGCCACTGACGCTCGCCGAACCGCAACTCGGCACGGTGCTCGGCCTGAAGGCCTTTGCGATCGCCATCATCGCCGGTCTCGGCGCGCCCGGCGGCATTCTTTTCTGCGGCCTGGCCTACGGCGCGCTGGAGGGACTGATCTCCGGCTATCTCAACACCGGCCTGCGCGACATTCTCGGCTTCTCCCTGATGATCCTGGTTCTGTTCATCCGTTCCGAGGGCCTGTTCGGCAACGCCCAGAGGGAACGCGCATGA